Within the Periplaneta americana isolate PAMFEO1 chromosome 6, P.americana_PAMFEO1_priV1, whole genome shotgun sequence genome, the region TTTACTTTTGATTAATACATGTCACAATTGTTATTTCTTGCtgaatattaaatattacactctaaattaagatattagcGTAGTGCAGGAAACACTCTTTGAGCCAGGAGGGGAGGGGTACTATGCCATTGTTTAAACCTTTGGCATTCACCATGATGATATTTTCCCAGTAATCTTGCATGAACACGCATCAAAGCTACCAACATAGCATCATCAAGAGTGAGTGCTATAAAATGTACATGGACAAGGGAAGTTTTGATTCAAAGACATTGCTTTTCTATCTTGTTCTCAATGGCACTAAATTAAGATGGCCtttgtagaataatttttattggtGCAGGAAATTGGAAGTCGTCACCAATAATAATGTGGTGATATTGCCAAAAAATACTGAACATAGAAATGTGCTGGCCAAGGAGGAGACAGAAAGAGAGCAGTAGATACACAATCTACAGCAAGACATGAAGTTAAAAACCAAACTCCTCTAGGCCATAATTGGAGAGTTCATTTACTGACATGCAACACATGGTGAAGTTGTTTCTAACCAGTTGGGAGTttcagattaattaattaataatcagTACTAACTAAAATACATTTCTAAACTACAACTGTCTTTTTCAGCATTAAAACTGTATCAGTTTATAAAGAGATTTACAGTACATTTAATGTCAATAGTATGAGAAAAGTACATTTACAAAATTCTCTCAAAATTAGGCTAATGTATTTCGTATTTACATACATATGTCCTTGAAACAATTGAATGTATGCACATTAAACAaactattacatttattatattgcatagccttatattaaaaaaataacacagtaaaattatatattccattcgggatatattattttcatatttgtaaGAAATAAACCTCTTTAAAAGATGGAAACTAGGACAACTTCCAATTGCCTTACATAAATCCAATGATCACTTATTTGCGTTTTGAACATCTCATATCCAACAGGAAGAGTGGGAAAAGATTTCAAATTTAAACGGTttcaaagagagaaagaaaaacattataTTCGTTACATGAGGACTGGATGGTATAATGTTTATTACCATCTGTTGCTATTATCCCCTCCGTATATCATGCTGTTTCACTCACAACACTATATAAAATGGATAAAGCTTGTACTTTTCTGTTAGAATTTCCCTGTTCATTCTGCACGTAAAGGAAGGTCCAGCTCTGTGCAGCCTGAATATATTGTAATCCTGACAAGTGAGGGGTGTGCAGTGTTACTGGAAGCTACGAGAGTAGACGGACTCTACGTCATCTATCAATATTGTTGCACCACTCCTCCAGGACACTCCACTATCCTGCACTATTACATCAGTCCAGTTCATCAGTCTCCATGTGTTGGCGGGATGTGGAAGCTCTTGGATGGGATGACTGGGACTCATCTTCAGAATCAGAATCATCTAAACCACTTAAGAAGGACTGAAGGAGGTTCCCTGAAAATCAGAATTATGTGTAAGAAAGCTATACACAAATATAGTCAGAGCAACATTAGACTTCGGTTACAAAACAAGTCGCTTCTACTAGCAACTAGTAGCTAGTAGACACTTTTGTGCTTGTTTTCGATAGTTGACTGGATGTTTATCTGAGTGAGTTCTCGGCAGTTCAATTACGCAATACACAGACTTTCTGACTTCTTATCTCAACCGATGCTATATACAACCAACACCCCATCCCACAATAAACACCTCAGAGCTGTCagtgaataatgaatgaaatacCTACATGTCTATATACAATAAAGCTATCGTACAAGAAATGGATTTCTCTATAAGTgaagagttatttttattaaattttctatatacacttttaaaacTTATATATCATTGATTAACTTTCCAattttttactgtgttaatatttaggaatttatCTGGCAACTAGTTTCAAAGTGTTGTTCTTCATTGCCCAAAGCTACATCTTTTTCCCCCTCAGAAGTTGGGCATCCAGCACAAGTATCTTCTGCATTTTCTTGACCTTGACGAAAGGGATTCACAGTGTGGAGCTGTGTGAAAGGACAGTGCATCATTATTACACGCTGCTTCTTTAAGTTCTTGCCAATAGCATTTTGCGTTATGACTACATGCCACTTTAATAGCATTGTTCCAACTTTGTAAACATGCTTCTGAGACCCTTTACAGAAGTGACGCAATGCTATGGCTTTGTATGTTGTTTCAATGCCTTGCatctagcaatgaagccattagcactGAAACAGATTCTGTTAACCATTTGTTGTGCCACTAGATGGTGTTTTCGAATATTATGCTGTCGTAAAAACAATGTTGTCATCATTTTTCACTCTGTCCTCATATTGTGTACATTTTTGCTATTTGGCAGGAGATTCTAGAAGCTGGATGGATTTGACgaatttcttgtttcgtatttctttttctttattcttagaattgttgaaaacaattTGTATACATCATTGTTTGTCACATCACTTTGGATACTATAAGAGTGTGACACTGATTCTTggtcagatttacaatgtaatacagcctataaattacatattttctaaAGGTAAAATAATCAGTgttcacacacacaaaataaacgtgaatctaaagtaaaaagtaataatgtaAGGATGCTGCAAGACACTCTCAAGTGTACCAAGAGATGATTATTCTTGAATTCATGCTAACTTGCTACTGCCAGGATCATTTCAAGTTGTTATAAAACACACTTACTGCAACACCCTCTTGCACTATTTCTTATCCCACGAGTTCCCAGATACTATTCCTACTCAATGTTTcaagttatttgttttttcttttataatcACTTAAGaatgatttaattataaataaggGTGAAACTAACACTGAGGTGGTTCCGGTGATATCTGAAGTGAAatccgttcaatttataagggattttttttgtagagatgcagttgatcgtgtatgcaaggcataacaaaagcctaaactaaccaaacttaacctgttacaaattcatataaacagagtacgaagggaactatctCAGCGCTGGTTTAGCCAAATAAGAATTACACATAATTGGATAATTAGCagtaataattttacttttctatgccaagttattatattttaattaatgatacCACAAAAGATATGTTGAATATGAAAATGCGGATGACACAGAACTGAGAATCCTTAAGCATAATTTCAGTACACtcgaaatataaacaatttactAAGTATAATGTTAATGATACTCACCAAAAAGACCCTGATTCCTTGGCCGTGGTGGGGGAACTCCAAAGAATATCTGTGCTATCTTATCCAAGTAATCAATATAACAGGGGTCTCTCTCGATGCTTGTTTGGTATTCCCGACACAGTACTGTGAATGCTGCTAACTTTCCACTAAGCatagataaatatttatgttaaattatgCATTTTTATGACAATAACATAatcagaaaaatgaaattaaatgataatattattattatttacttatcacttttaaggaacccggaggttcaattccgccctcacacaagcttgtcatcgttccctatcctaagcaagattaacccagtctctaccatcatatcccacctccctcaaatccattttaatattatcctcccatctatgtttaggcctccccaaagatcttattccctccggcctccaagctaacattctatatgcatttctggattcgcccatacatgctacatgccctgctatgtctggatttaatgttcctaattatgtcaggtgaagaataaaatgcatgcagttctgcactgtgtaactttctccattctcctgtaacttcatccctcttagccccaaatattttcctaagtaccttattctcaaacacccttaatctctgttcctctctcaaagtgagagtccaagtttcacaaccatacagaagaaccgatattattattgttttataaattctaactttcagtttttttaagagcagactggatgacgaaagttttattattattattattattattattattattattattattattatgcaaaattaaaATTCAGACGTATAACTTCAAAAATACTATGCAACCAAAAAGATAAAAAACAATGTTTAAACTTCATCATATATTTGTTATGTAGGCTACCATGAATTCATCATTCTCTTTTCCATGCTGATATCTTAGTGagcatatataaaaattaataaattgtatcaTACCTATAATGAATCAAATATAACTTGTCTTTTAATAAACAACTATTTCTAGAACAATGAAAAAGTTGAAATGTTGAATAAAACTCACTATATATGAGGCGCTCAGTgcacaaatggcccaacccacaaaattttCTTATTGAGttttattgctttaaagagctcctcatattgtcctcttcaaagtgtaaatcgacctaatcatcattcccagttcttccatgagatttcagcacaaTTTGCGTTTGTCTATCGCATTTCGCGCATGTTACAAAGaggtaaagtggaaatataatttcgtgggttgggccatttgtgcACTGAGCACCTCATATATTTTCGCCACTTTGAATATTACTGCTATTTCGAtaaaacataaatgaataaatataaaataataattgaattattaattatGCCTCTTTGTAAAAACATTACTAAAATTGAGACTCATTCCACAGCTAACAGTTACTTCTGTATTTTATAATAACTGTTAACATGATAATTTAAATTCACTTAACTGGCATTTACTTTTACACTCTTCTTTACATAATTTGTTAATTCTAGTGTAATTAGAATGTTTAAAGAATATGAAAcaaatctaacctttccacaaCCTTTAGTAGAAACCATATAAAATTGAGGAGTGGCAATATGTAAGGTGGACCAGTCTTCTTGATGTTTGGGTGCTGCGTAGTGTAGGAGTCAAAAACATCCTTAGCACTTGTTTTGTTGTGTAGACATAGGTACCTAAAATGTTGTGCaacaataaaatacagtaaaatgaatAACCAAGCTCTTCGATTTCAATTCATCTTTGATGCAAACTACACCTCATTTTAAACCCTCTAAAACTGATAAATAGAACTAATGTAAGAGAAAAACACTGTTATAAAAATTCACTGTTATTGTAACTGCTTTTCATTACTACTGTAAAAAGGTTTAGAAGTAATTTTACATTGCAAAATATCGATCTGGTGACTTCATAAAATTCACTTTTGACAGTTCTCACTGACTCCCTAAGCCGGAATGTTTTCCCCAATAATGGTTATTTCTTCGAAAGTCCTGGACGAAAACCGTGCACAAATGTGACTGACCCTACATTTTTATGCAtctgaaataaaacaaacacaacatATGCTCAATGTCTCTCtgaaatgtttataattatatacagGAGTATAGGCCTCAAAATTTCCTGAAACAAATGTTAGTGCTtgaaaacattaaatttacatatgGGGTATTATCAGGACAAATTCCATCTATTTGACATGGGTAAGaaatttcaacaaattttacTTAGGTTCTATCTGGGACAGACTCAGGTAAACTTCAATTTATGGTACCTAAATATGGCTTCTGACAAACTGCGTTTTTAAACATTTTTGCCCTGGACCAATAATAATACAACACCAAAGCAGTTTGTCAGCAACCATAATTATTTACAGTAAAGTCTAAGTTTATCTAGAATTCATTCGGACGCCGTAAATATGACACAGGACACccaacttaattttctttctGAAGGAAGCCTTGTTAAGAATGTTCATCACCATCAGCCAGGCCAGGTTTGAACCCTCGGATCCAATTGCAAACATGGTAAGCACTGGATCACAGAGGACGACTTATACTTTGTGTACGAGAACGAAAGGACAAAAACAACAATCAACATAGAATATTCCTAAAAGAATGATTTAACAAAAACAAATACGCGTTCGATATGAATAACATGTGTTTCTTCATGGATCTGGCTCTAGATACTTGCTCAAACTGCAGAATTCTGACATTTTATCTGTGTGCTCCGATGACGTTAGAGAGGTCggaaggtggggggggggggttgtctCACTGCAACTTGCAACAAAAATATCAGTTCAAGCGTGCAGGTTTAGCATTGGTTTTGGAAGAGTAGTTGTATTATTTGTAAGAGGAAATTGGACTTTATAAATTATTCTTACAATCTGTTGctttattcttattgtattttaatatacaatatattcgATGTTTAAAAGTTTATACAATTTTTTCGTCTTCTAACAACTAGTGTTCCAAGAAATACGATAGAGTGATAGGTGTGCTGTTCTATGCATGCACAGAGTCTTCCATTCCTGTCTTTTATACTCTCCCGCACAAAAACTGTTTCGGAATGCACAGATAAAATGTCAGAACTCTAATAACTCCATTACTTATTTTGGTGGAcagagaaagaaggaaggaaatgcaatgattattttatttcaacagtTTGAAATGGAATATTTTCAGCATtgcaatattttcttaaattatgcGCATAAATAGGCCTAACAATTTACATATACCTAACTTATTTGGATATGAGAGGTACTTCTAAAATGATCTATTATTTCTGGCCTCTCCTATTAATCCAAACAGTAACCAGCTGTTCAGCTGATATAACTAATTCAACAGCATTGTAAAATTTCGTTGGTAACATCTGTTTCATTTATAATGCTAACTTCAACACTTGACCTATTCAATCAAGGcacgaattcgaaaaaaaaatgcaacagtCTATTTAAAAAATACTAACTTTACTATAActataaagtttttaaaaatgttacaactaACCCATGAAACTAGGTGAtttgccatttttttattttttacacaagACTTACTGCAGTACGGCTTGAGCAATGAACAGATCCACTTCACTGGAGTAGCCTCTCTGTCTATGTAATTCAACTAACATTGTTGCACACCCAGAACCATCTGTAGAATGTAGGAAATGATACCTCGCCAGAGtgtagttcttttctgaaaatttgTAATCGAGTAAGGCACTATACTTTGGCTCTAAGtctgaatttaaaaagtaaaCTACAGTGTAAAACAATTTGGAAGTTCTACCTTTCCAGAAGATCTGTGCTATGCTCTGGTGTAATTGTGGGTGTCCACTCTTAAATTGTTGTGAACCTTTTATTGACCACTGCAAAGCATTGGCAAGAAACGTTTCTCTTTCTGGTACATCTGAACTTATCATGCCAAATAAACtgcaaaaataagtaaatattacacACGatgaatttacaaaataagcaatataTTAAATGTTTGTACCGGTACGTTGAGGAAATATGGATTACCGTGATAATTTACTAAAGAGTTCTTCTGATGTAGAGGCCTCTGATTTTATTAGTACATCAACCAACAAGATTGCTAGATCAGCACCACTGGTTTGCTACAATAGTAcaaacaatatttattaattaatatctaaATTTGAACTGATAAAGTACAACATTATTTTACTGATGAAAACAGCTTACCTGGTCATGTTTCAGTAATAATATTGCACCATCATATAGTAAATCTAACAGTTCTCCATACTTTTTCTGGCCTAGGTACCTGAAATGACATGCATGTATTTCTATTGAATATATTTTAACGTCGTTGTATGAACGATACGAGATGTAACATATAGTGAAATTCGAATAGATGATTTGTCAGTAATCTGTGAATTATCTAGGTTAAGTACACACTATTTACAAAAATGAGCAATATTTCTGTACTGAAATGTAATCATTATGATTTTACCCACCTGAAATACAACGTTCTGTACATTTGGTGGGCTTCATAATAATTCCCAGCATTTATGGATGACTCTAATTTCGAAAGAACTCTCTGTACACCATGAACTCTGCTATTTGCCATGTCGATGAAAGTAATGATACCCAAAATTTTTAGGGTTAGCACAGGTAATAGTGGTTTTTTAAAAACACAGGAAATCGGATATGACGATGCGCAGTCCCCTATTATGATAGGGGATTTCGTGTAAATACATTGGTCACATTGGAATAAAGCATCTAGCTATTTCGATTTCCAAATCTTTCCCATGAAGTATTATCAAAATTACTGTTGATTTAGAGGAATACAGCAGATACTCTACAGTTCTAATTAACTGGTGTAACTACAGCAATAATATCTAGTCAGCGGCAAATGCATTATAAACGATATGGGTGACGAACCCAGAACCAGGAACGCCAGCGGTAAGCAAATGCAGAACTTTACAAGTATAATTTTGAATACATAAATTACATAAGCCATGTTATTGCATTGTTTGAAGTTTAATCCAATTGTGATATAGATAGTGGAAATCTGGAGTGTTGTCATTAAAAATCATAACTAGGAACTTATTTAGGGACTTTTAGCTTTGTTGTATTGCACATTCATCTGGTCCATTACGCGCAAGATGCTGTTGCCTAGCAACGACATGGCTTGGCGCTAGTGACGTAGTGTGAAATGTTTGGTTTGATCCGCCAGGTAGAGCTAGTGCGTAACATCTCTAGACAGGTTGCGGCAACGCAAATGCAAAAACACCTCCACACAATTTCCACAAAAGTCGTCTTGTATCGGAGAGTTGGTTCATGATAGGCCGGCCTATGGAAAGTATGGTTAAACGTAATTGTCAATGTGTTTGCAAAATGTGAATCAATTTCCGTTATTATGACTACATGAAGTGACGTTTGTGTAGGGATTATTTAGAATGCCCGGCAGAACACTGGCGACGTGGTACGGTGAGTAAATTTAATCTTGTTATTTTTGttagaatcataagtaatatATAAACGACTGTTTATAGTATTGACGCataaaaagtatacatatttcaGAATACGAGATATTGAATAATGTGTTACGAATTAAATTTCGGGAATAACATGTAGTTTAAAAGATATGTTGTGCATTGTGGTACTTtataatcaaaattaattttcagcTGAGTAAATAAGTATCTCTACATTTGGAAGTTACAGTTTATACGTTATATTGAAGATTTAAAATAAACGACTATTATGATTGTGTCAAAATAATTACTTATGTACATATGTGACTGCCATGAATTTTTTCGTATGTTCAAATGGTCATTCCATTGAAAACCGCGCCTTTCTCTGTAGGTAACCAAATACGCAGTTTTGTACGAAGTGTTGCCTAGTATGCAGGGAATCTGAGTTAAACCTTACT harbors:
- the LOC138701787 gene encoding Golgi to ER traffic protein 4 homolog, whose amino-acid sequence is MANSRVHGVQRVLSKLESSINAGNYYEAHQMYRTLYFRYLGQKKYGELLDLLYDGAILLLKHDQQTSGADLAILLVDVLIKSEASTSEELFSKLSRLFGMISSDVPERETFLANALQWSIKGSQQFKSGHPQLHQSIAQIFWKEKNYTLARYHFLHSTDGSGCATMLVELHRQRGYSSEVDLFIAQAVLQYLCLHNKTSAKDVFDSYTTQHPNIKKTGPPYILPLLNFIWFLLKVVESGKLAAFTVLCREYQTSIERDPCYIDYLDKIAQIFFGVPPPRPRNQGLFGNLLQSFLSGLDDSDSEDESQSSHPRASTSRQHMETDELD